From Panicum hallii strain FIL2 chromosome 2, PHallii_v3.1, whole genome shotgun sequence, a single genomic window includes:
- the LOC112880472 gene encoding nuclear pore complex protein GP210 isoform X1, whose amino-acid sequence MGSPPAAAAAVAAAVAVVAALLSASAAANPAGGPHMADLSVLLPSRMTKPVEYRLIGGDGCFSWSWDHHDLISVKPEYNDSSRCSTSARLASISPYNGRMETSVYATDIISGITIHCKVFVDKISRIRIFHHAVKIDLDEIATLRVHAFDDEENVFSSLVGLQFLWQLSPRLLDNSSHHLVHIPLKETHLSDCGGFCGDLNVRFELEDKNLGSDLFVVKGIEIGQEVVKAQLFEPQFEHVIDTITLTVAEAMSLEPPSPVLVTVGVLVKFKLKVFQQKVAQVVKLPSPYHRWHATNSSVAQVDSSLGISRALSLGFTKVVVEDTRVEGHEQVSSLHVVIPRTLFLYLVPIMDDSAHLHGITNIPSSKVWYVYPGRKYMVLAKAFAEGFDAREIYITEENELKLESSTMEFWNLSLVPDSSIGSYEVQTSRLLNPVSQGKGHLVASLTYRTEASGPAKALKIVQEVNVCSKVKVFWDEGLENSNVIHLPWVPGVYQEIELKAIGGCGKTLDDYKLFSSDEDVASVSDSRIVRAKKPGQAVIRVVSAFDFLNFDEIIVEVSIPSVLSILPVFPVEVPVGTRLHASAALKTSTGYSFSRCDHFNAFIRWSILSDNESFHILNTEEASSVEDIKRSAGSWGQNGNPCAWISLNAFAAGRSTVVAMFAFDSDSNIENLGPISLKATSKISAYYPLVVLQGGNGNQFGGYWFDLSGIHSRIEKMDNNIPKELYLVPRSAMDVFLFGGPERWDQVVDFVETVDVIGESENHITSSTAVQKLSSGIYRVSCPSKVNYKLLFSRGNMIGKDHPVPAIAKSEFSVVCDFPSEITLIANENENRLDILEAASKADRGPDRLQASPVVISNGRNIRLAAVGIHGNGRFFANSSSLCLKWEASGCEGLAYFDETKSSEMLDESTWERFLVLQNSTGVMSSFSILNLQCTVRATVIGFSTKFAGQTHEEERTFHTLTDAIQLQLVSSLRVTPEYVLLVFHPDAQENLIVSGGTCSLDASTNDTHVVQIVKHPGKSLCSQLILGANGLGKAIVTIQDVGLSPRATTYSLARVANVDWIQIIAEEHISLMEGSTKDFQILAGTQDGQTFGDSQFKYMGIELHLGDEILELISPMDSMDGSKFSIKAAKTGITSLYVSTRQHSGQRVLSQVVKVEVYKPLQIHPEYIYLTPGASFVLSVKGGPKTGVYIEYSSLNMEIVECQNATGKLSAKTVGNSTVRAAILANGGTLICEAFGRVEVDIPVAMILNTQSDRLCIGCSMPIYPSLPKGDLFSFYETCQSYSWVIADEKVVIFQSAKSWQYRLGQGLYSEGKNNPWFSNGSSNSFINHMIGRSAGKTKVSISVTCDFLLPGTTGSVVSYNASKTILVVPDPPLALVLPMTWLFPPFYTTTSLLPRSANSLGEPDSHDLESSVGYSLLRGSGRSGSVIQDASIIDGNKIRTGESNAVDCIQAKDHSTGRTEIASCLRVAEVAQAWIAAAESSVQIAYLSVNDRVELDIKYADELGYTFHEAHGVAPVKIETNYPDVVSILMPRDFNDTYGTHERFVLQARSHGTALIRLHVNHIPNKADFIMVSVGAQMYPRDVILHSGQHLNFTIIGDSMDTRGSGHWLSSNEKIVHVNRVTGEAQARSEGVAEVIFKGSNLKLQTTVSVLKVNQIVVDAPGETLTNAAGPPDGYKFSVRFSDSTEHNTGSSASPIAPFECMVDPSFVGYVEPWTDHAAKKSYCLFHPYPPAQLLPVKLNPKEGFLHILVRANLKEDPKVTGSAHALFVKGFYIKEPGKLNLTPSCNHSIITIGGNTDVELFWNAKDLLSVSRVDTNENKGVPSRIVYRVEVLKRQPFSDKVTIVLPATGQTEEVEISYDTGEEAEPSSSWGPTTFVVILTCIIVLVVTVVFMKSLERPSRRAPPRNAAASTPVRAPAASPAPMADPASPANGQLSPRTPQPFMEYVRRTIDDTPYYKRDSRRRFNPQNTY is encoded by the exons ATggggtcgccgccggccgctgcgGCAGCGGTTGCAGCGGCGGTCGCGGTCGTGGCGGCGCTGCTGTCGGCCTCGGCTGCAGCCAACCCCGCGGGCGGACCCCACATGGCGGACCTGAGCGTGCTGCTGCCCTCTCGCATGACCAAGCCCGTCGAGTACCGCCTCATCGGCGGGGACGGATGCTTCTCCTG GTCATGGGATCATCATGATCTTATTTCAGTTAAACCAGAGTACAATGATAGCAGCAGATGCTCGACTAGTGCTCGTTTGGCATCAATTTCCCCTTACAATGGCCGGATGGAGACTTCTGTCTATGCGACTGATATTATCAGTGGAATCACGATACACTGCAAAGTATTCGTGGACAAGATCTCTCGGATCAGGATTTTCCATCATGCTGTTAAAATTGACCTAGATGAAATTGCCACATTGCGTGTTCACGCCTTTGATGATGAAG AAAATGTATTCTCGTCATTGGTGGGATTGCAGTTCTTATGGCAGCTTTCCCCAAGGTTGCTTGATAACAGTAGCCATCATCTTGTTCATATTCCACTGAAAGAAACACATTTGAGTGACTGTGGTGGCTTTTGTGGTGATTTGAATGTTCGGTTTGAGCTAGAAGATAAG AATCTCGGTTCAGATTTATTTGTGGTGAAGGGTATTGAGATCGGCCAAGAAGTTGTTAAAGCTCAGTTATTCGAGCCTCAGTTTGAGCATGTGATTGACACAATCACATTAACTGTTGCTGAAGCTATGTCACTAGAGCCACCATCACCAGTTCTCGTGACTGTTGGTGTTTTGGTGAAGTTTAAACTCAAGGTTTTTCAACAAAAAGTTGCTCAAG TGGTTAAGTTACCATCACCATATCATCGATGGCATGCAACAAACTCTTCTGTGGCCCAAGTAGATAGTTCCTTGGGTATCTCACGTGCTTTGAGTCTGGGATTTACAAAGGTTGTTGTTGAAGACACAAGAGTAGAAGGCCATGAACAAGTATCATCTCTACATGTTGTTATTCCACGAACACTCTTCCTTTATCTGGTCCCTATTATGGATGATTCTGCTCATCTTCATGGGATAACAAATATTCCATCCTCAAAAGTTTGGTATGTTTATCCTGGACGAAAGTACATGGTCCTTGCCAAAGCGTTTGCAGAGGGATTTGATGCTAGGGAGATATATATTACAGAG GAAAATGAGCTTAAACTGGAGAGTAGTACCATGGAATTCTGGAACTTATCACTGGTGCCAGACAGTTCTATAGGTTCTTATGAAGTGCAAACTTCTAGATTGTTAAATCCTGTTTCCCAGGGTAAAGGACATTTAGTTGCTTCCTTAACTTACCGAACAGAGGCATCTGGACCAGCAAAG GCTCTCAAGATTGTGCAAGAGGTTAATGTTTGTAGTAAGGTGAAGGTATTCTGGGATGAAGGATTGGAGAACTCCAATGTTATTCACCTTCCCTGGGTTCCTGGAGTTTACCAGGAAATTGAACTGAAGGCAATTGGGG GCTGTGGTAAGACGTTGGATGACTACAAGTTATTTTCCTCTGATGAAGATGTTGCTTCTGTATCTGACTCTCGTATCGTGCGTGCAAAAAAGCCTGGTCAAGCTGTCATCAGAGTAGTTTCTGCTTTTGATTTCTTGAACTTTGATGAG ATCATTGTTGAAGTTTCCATTCCTTCAGTATTGTCTATTCTGCCAGTCTTTCCTGTGGAGGTGCCTGTTGGAACACGACTTCATGCTTCTGCGGCGCTAAAAACATCTACTG GATACTCATTCTCACGATGTGACCATTTTAATGCTTTTATAAGGTGGAGTATACTATCTGATAATGAGTCTTTTCACATTCTTAACACTGAGGAGGCTTCGAGCGTTGAGGACATAAAACGTAGTGCTGGTTCTTGGGGACAAAATGGGAATCCTTGTGCCTGGATATCTCTAAATGCATTTGCTGCTGGCCGATCCACAGTAGTTGCAATGTTCGCCTTTGATTCAGATTCTAATATTGAGAATCTTGGACCCATTTCTCTAAAGGCAACTTCAAAAATTTCTGCATATTATCCTTTGGTGGTTCTTCAAGGGGGAAATGGAAACCAATTTGGTGGGTACTGGTTTGATTTGTCTGGGATACATAGTAGGATTGAGAAGATGGATAACAACATTCCCAAGGAGCTATACCTAGTTCCTAGATCAGCAATGGATGTTTTTCTCTTTGGAGGACCTGAGCGGTGGGACCAAGTGGTTGATTTTGTCGAAACAGTTGATGTGATTGGTGAATCGGAAAATCATATTACTAGTTCTACTGCTGTGCAGAAATTATCTAGTGGAATATACCGAGTATCTTGCCCAAGCAAAGTGAACTAT AAACTGCTATTCTCACGTGGCAACATGATTGGGAAAGATCATCCTGTGCCCGCTATAGCCAAATCAGAGTTTTCTGTTGTGTGTGACTTCCCATCAGAAATTACATTGATAGCGAATGAAAATG AAAACCGACTTGATATATTGGAAGCCGCTAGCAAAGCTGACCGAGGTCCTGATAGATTGCAAGCATCACCTGTTGTAATCTCCAATGGAAGAAATATACGTCTAGCTGCTGTGGGTATACATGGAAATGGAAGGTTTTTTGCTAATTCATCTTCTCTTTGCCTGAAATGGGAGGCCAGTGGATGTGAAGGGCTTGCTTATTTTGACGAAACCAAATCTTCTGAAATGCTTGATGAGTCAACTTGGGAGAGGTTTCTTGTCCTACAGAATTCTACAGGAGTG ATGTCTTCATTTTCAATTTTGAACCTCCAGTGCACTGTGCGTGCTACAGTCATTGGCTTCTCAACCAAATTTGCTGGCCAAACTCATGAGGAAGAACGCACATTTCATACTCTCACAGATGCTATTCAGTTGCAG CTTGTTTCTTCCTTAAGAGTCACTCCAGAATATGTCTTGTTAGTTTTCCATCCTGACGCACAG GAAAATTTGATTGTCAGTGGTGGAACATGCTCCCTAGATGCTTCTACCAATGACACACATGTGGTGCAAATAGTTAAACATCCAGGAAAATCCTTATGTTCTCAATTGATTCTTGGAGCTAATGGCTTAGGCAAAGCTATCGTCACAATCCAGGATGTTGGCCTTTCTCCTAGAGCAACAACTTATTCTTTG GCTAGAGTTGCAAATGTCGACTGGATTCAGATAATTGCAGAAGAGCACATCagccttatg GAAGGAAGCACAAAAGATTTTCAAATATTGGCTGGAACCCAAGATGGACAAACATTTGGCGATTCTCAG TTCAAATATATGGGCATTGAGTTGCACCTTGGTGATGAGATTCTGGAGCTTATTAGTCCAATGGATTCAATGGATGGATCCAAATTTTCAATTAAAGCTGCAAAAACTGGCATAACATCTCTATAT GTCAGTACTAGGCAACACTCTGGACAAAGAGTTTTGAGTCAGGTCGTAAAGGTGGAGGTGTACAAACCATTGCAAATACATCCCGAGTATATATACCTCACTCCAGGCGCCTCTTTTGTG CTTTCCGTTAAAGGTGGTCCAAAGACTGGAGTTTACATTGAGTACTCAAGTCTGAACATGGAAATTGTAGAATGTCAAAATGCTACTGGGAAGCTGTCTGCAAAGACTGTGGGGAACTCT ACTGTACGTGCTGCTATTTTGGCAAATGGAGGTACCCtaatttgtgaagcttttgGACGAGTCGAAGTGGATATCCCAGTGGCTATGATTCTGAATACTCAAAGTGACCGTCTTTGTATTGGTTGTAGCATGCCAATCTATCCTTCTCTGCCTAAG GGAGATCTATTTTCCTTCTATGAAACTTGCCAAAGTTACAGTTGGGTGATAGCAGATGAGAAG GTTGTAATATTCCAATCAGCTAAATCTTGGCAATACAGACTTGGCCAAGGGCTATATTCAGAAGGAAAAAACAATCCATGGTTTTCCAATGGCAGTAGCAATTCTTTTATCAATCATATGATTGGAAG GTCTGCTGGGAAAACCAAAGTTTCCATTTCAGTTACTTGTGACTTCTTGCTACCTGGCACCACTGGATCTGTTGTATCATACAATGCCTCCAAGACCATTCTGGTGGTTCCAGATCCTCCCCTTGCACTTGTACTTCCCATGACTTGGTTATTCCCCCCCTTTTATACTACTACAAGCCTTTTGCCTAGATCAGCAAATTCACTTGGAGAACCAGACTCACATGACCTGGAAAGTTCTGTTGGGTATTCTCTGCTAAGGGGCAGTGGTAGGAGTGGTTCTGTGATCCAAGATGCTAGCATAATTGACGGAAATAAGATTAGGACTGGAGAAAGCAATGCAGTTGATTGTATTCAAGCAAAAGACCACTCAACTGGAAGAACAGAAATAGCGTCATGCCTACGAGTTGCTGAG GTTGCACAAGCATGGATAGCTGCTGCAGAATCATCAGTCCAGATTGCCTATCTATCCGTAAATGATAGAGTTGAATTGGATATAAAATATGCTGATGAATTAG GTTATACCTTCCATGAAGctcatggagtagcccctgtAAAGATCGAGACAAATTATCCTGATGTTGTGTCCATTCTCATGCCAAGAGATTTTAATGATACATATGGCACACATGAACGTTTTGTTCTTCAG GCGAGAAGTCATGGGACAGCTCTTATAAGGCTGCACGTAAACCATATTCCCAATAAAGCGGATTTCATAATG GTATCTGTTGGTGCACAAATGTATCCTAGGGATGTGATCCTTCATTCTGGCCAGCACCTCAACTTCACTATTATTGGAGACA GTATGGACACGCGTGGATCTGGTCACTGGTTAAGTAGCAATGAAAAGATTGTGCATGTCAATCGGGTAACTGGTGAAGCACAGGCACGTAGTGAAGGTGTAGCAGAAG TAATATTCAAAGGTTCAAATCTTAAGTTGCAAACAACTGTCAGTGTGCTCAAGGTGAACCAAATAGTTGTTGATGCTCCTGGAGAGACACTGACTAATGCTGCTGGCCCACCTGATGGATATAAGTTCTCTGTAAGATTCAG TGATTCAACTGAGCACAACACTGGATCCTCTGCGAGTCCAATTGCCCCGTTTGAGTGCATGGTTGACCCTTCTTTTGTTGG GTATGTTGAGCCATGGACTGACCATGCCGCAAAGAAATCCTATTGCCTGTTTCATCCATATCCACCTGCACAGCTGCTGCCTGTCAAGTTGAACCCAAAGGAAGGATTTTTACACATTTTAGTTCGTGCAAATCTAAAGGAAGACCCGAAAGTGACAGGATCTGCACATGCCCTTTTTGTCAAAGGATTTTACATCAAAGAACCTGGGAAG TTAAATTTGACTCCAAGTTGCAATCATAGCATCATTACTATTGGTGGAAATACTG ATGTTGAGTTATTCTGGAATGCTAAAGATTTACTCTCAGTCAGTCGTGTTGACACAAATGAGAACAAGGGTGTTCCTAGTCGAATTGTCTACAGG GTTGAAGTGCTAAAAAGGCAACCCTTCTCTGACAAGGTCACTATCGTTCTTCCTGCCACTG GCCAGACTGAAGAAGTCGAGATCAGCTATGATACAGGAGAGGAGGCGGAGCCTTCATCATCATGGGGCCCAACCACATTTGTGGTTATCCTCACATGCATCATTGTACTGGTAGTTACGGTTGTCTTCATGAAGTCGCTGGAGAGGCCTAGCAGACGTGCACCGCCACGGAATGCGGCAGCATCCACACCAGTGCGAGCACCGGCAGCCAGTCCCGCCCCAATGGCCGACCCTGCGTCCCCAGCTAACGGCCAGCTCTCGCCTCGCACGCCCCAGCCATTCATGGAGTATGTGCGGAGGACCATCGACGACACACCCTACTACAAGCGCGACAGCAGGAGGCGATTCAACCCCCAGAACACGTACTGA